The window GTCGTCCCCAGCGTCCCGACGGGGACGCCGGCATCCTCGGCGGCGTCGACGGTCGCCTCGATGGCCGCGAGGAACTCCGCGTCGGTCCACTCGGCAAACCGACCGAGGGAAGCCGAGAGGTCCGCGGGCCCGACGAAGAGGGCGTCGACACCCTCGACCGCCGCGATGTCAGCGGCGTTGTCGACGGCCTCGCCGGATTCTATCTGGACGATAACCGAGAGGCTGCGGTGGCCTTCGCGGACGTAGTTCTCGAAGGTGCGGCCGTAATCGGCGGCGCGAGCGGCGGCGACGCCGCGGCCTCCCTCGGGCGGATAGCGGGTCGCCTCGACGGCCGCCTGTGCCTCCTCGGCGGTGTCGACCATCGGCACGAGCAGGCCATCGGCGCCGACGTCCAGCAGGCGCTTGATGCGTACCGGGTCGTTCGACGGCACCCGAACGACGGCGTTACCGTCGGCGGCCTCGACGCCGCGAACGCAGTCGGCGACCGATTCGAGGCCGAGCGGCGTGTGTTCGGTGTCAACGACGACGAAATCGAAGCCGCCACCCGCGGCGATTTCCGCGACGGCGGGGTCCGAAAGCGAGGTCCACGTTCCGACGGTTCCGAAGAGGTCGTCCATGCGCGGGAACGCGTCTGCCAGCGACAAAACCCTGCGGGATTGGGAAACGCCCCGAGCGCAGTCCTTTTGCCGCGGAAACGCGTGGTTTCGTGTATGAGCGATTTCGACCGCGAAGCCGAACGCGA of the Natronomonas halophila genome contains:
- a CDS encoding HpcH/HpaI aldolase family protein, whose amino-acid sequence is MDDLFGTVGTWTSLSDPAVAEIAAGGGFDFVVVDTEHTPLGLESVADCVRGVEAADGNAVVRVPSNDPVRIKRLLDVGADGLLVPMVDTAEEAQAAVEATRYPPEGGRGVAAARAADYGRTFENYVREGHRSLSVIVQIESGEAVDNAADIAAVEGVDALFVGPADLSASLGRFAEWTDAEFLAAIEATVDAAEDAGVPVGTLGTTPEQIEALGSLGFDYMVAGADFTHLVEGQRRALAAAEDVLSD